In Deltaproteobacteria bacterium, the following are encoded in one genomic region:
- the idi gene encoding isopentenyl-diphosphate Delta-isomerase produces the protein MTHSVVVSFDDEPLILVNSQDEVLGHEEKHPCHNGMGMLHRAFSIFIFNSRGELLIQQRSEQKRLWPMFWANTCCSHPRRGEETPSAADRRLREELSMKAELQYVYKFEYQATFGELGSENELCWVFVGRSDDAADLNLNEVNELRYISPEALDAEMETNPEKFTPWLKMEWKKLRTQYWHQVEALN, from the coding sequence ATGACACATTCAGTAGTTGTATCTTTCGATGACGAGCCTCTCATTCTGGTTAACTCCCAAGATGAAGTTTTAGGACACGAAGAAAAGCACCCGTGCCATAATGGTATGGGAATGCTCCACCGTGCTTTTTCAATTTTTATCTTCAACAGTCGTGGAGAATTATTGATTCAGCAACGAAGTGAGCAAAAACGACTCTGGCCTATGTTTTGGGCAAATACATGCTGCAGTCACCCAAGACGCGGCGAGGAAACTCCCTCAGCTGCCGACCGAAGATTACGCGAAGAACTCAGCATGAAAGCAGAGCTTCAATACGTTTATAAATTTGAGTATCAGGCTACTTTTGGTGAACTGGGATCCGAAAATGAACTCTGTTGGGTTTTTGTGGGACGCTCAGATGATGCGGCGGACCTGAACCTAAATGAAGTGAATGAATTACGGTACATCTCCCCAGAAGCTCTAGACGCTGAGATGGAAACAAACCCTGAGAAGTTTACGCCTTGGCTCAAGATGGAGTGGAAAAAGCTTCGCACTCAGTACTGGCATCAAGTGGAAGCACTCAACTAA